The following proteins are co-located in the Arctopsyche grandis isolate Sample6627 chromosome 3, ASM5162203v2, whole genome shotgun sequence genome:
- the Swim gene encoding secreted Wg-interacting molecule, producing MNLSWRYGLALIAVVSVAHVVSYSGPDLPPGPYCAAKPDSCCNGREDRCSAPILGTLCYCDDFCNRTTTDDCCPDFWSHCHGINPESTPETLRICFYNGREYEYGKKVTTNCNKCECTAVNEQLDMICEADPCMIEPELISEVNNDPTISWKAANYTPFWGHKLSEGIELRLGTLTPQKSTYGMVSLHPIYDSKRMARSFSALVNWPNKMAPIHDQGWCGASWAITTADVASDRFVIMSDGLETPELSAQQLLSCNNRGQQSCNGGYLDIAWQFSRKIGLVNEECFPYVGGNKKCTIPWKKTKSLKGSGCIPPSSPPTRVNRYTVSPAHRLGNETDIMYEIINSGPVQATMRVYQDFFAYTDGIYKKSRYVPQQLYGYHSVRIVGWGDENGIKYWLAANSWGESWGENGYFRIVRGVNECEIESFVIGVWAFTVENKAGVIG from the exons cCTTTCGTGGAGGTATGGATTAGCGCTTATAGCTGTAGTTTCAGTGGCTCATGTCGTCAGTTACTCCGGTCCAGATTTGCCTCCAGGGCCATATTGTGCTGCAAAACCAGACTCCTGTTGCAACGGTCGTGAAGATAGATGTTCAGCACCAATTTTAG GTACACTGTGCTATTGCGATGATTTTTGCAACCGCACAACCACTGATGATTGCTGTCCTGACTTCTGGAGTCACTGCCATGGAATTAATCCTGAAAGTACTCCTGAAACCCTTAGAATATGTTTCTACAATGGAAGAGAATATGaatatggaaaaaaagttaCCACAAATTGCAATAAATG CGAATGTACTGCGGTAAATGAGCAATTGGATATGATATGTGAAGCAGATCCGTGCATGATAGAGCCGGAACTTATCTCAGAGGTTAACAATGATCCAACAATATCATGGAAAGCTGCAAATTACACGCCGTTTTGGGGACACAAACTTAGTGAAGGAATTGAACTAAGATTAG GAACGTTAACACCCCAGAAAAGTACATACGGCATGGTCTCGTTGCATCCTATATATGATTCTAAAAGAATGGCACGCAGTTTTAGCGCTTTGGTAAATTGGCCAAATAAAATGGCTCCTATTCACGACCAAGGATGGTGTGGTGCATCATGGGCGATTACAACAGCAGACGTTGCTAGCGACAG atttgtcATAATGTCTGATGGATTAGAAACTCCCGAGTTGAGTGCCCAACAGTTACTGTCATGCAATAATCGAGGACAGCAATCTTGTAATGGTGGATATTTGGATATAGCATGGCAATTCAGCAGAAAAATcgg gtTGGTTAATGAAGAGTGCTTCCCTTATGTAGGTGGCAATAAGAAATGCACCATTCCATGGAAGAAGACCAAGAGCCTTAAGGGTTCAGGTTGCATTCCACCTTCATCGCCACCTACACGTGTGAATCGTTACACAGTATCGCCAGCTCATCGTCTCGGTAATGAAACTGACATCATGTACGAAATAATCAATTCTGGTCCCGTTCAAG CAACGATGAGAGTGTATCAAGATTTCTTCGCATATACGGATGGAATTTACAAAAAGTCACGATATGTACCACAGCAATTGTATGGATACCATTCTGTGAGAATAGTTGGTTGGGGTGATGAAAATGGTATCAAATATTGG TTGGCAGCCAACAGTTGGGGCGAGTCTTGGGGAGAAAATGGCTATTTCAGAATCGTTAGGGGTGTTAACGAATGTGAAATCGAGTCATTTGTAATTGGTGTGTGGGCTTTCACCGTTGAAAATAAAGCAGGAGTCATTggataa